The following nucleotide sequence is from Bacteroidales bacterium.
GCCAGTACCGAAAAACCGGATGTCATAACAGCCAATGTATGGAACTATGATCCGCAATGGAAGGTATATTGGTATGAAGATGGAACAAAGAAAGGAGAAATGACCCGATTCACGGGCCACGATCCTTATACTTCCGATTATATCCGGAAAAATAAAGAACATTTTCGTCATAAATGGATATCGACGAGACCTACCCGGCATATGTTTTATGCATATCCGGAAAAAACCGGTGCAAAGATAAAAGTGGAAGTGGTGGATCGTTTTGGAAATGTATATTCACAAGATATTGACCGATAAAATAATCTATATCCTGCCTAAGCCTATGGGTATTTGCATTATATTTTTGAGACATTAGATATTTATAAAAATAATTGAATTATCAATTAATTAAATAACATGAAAAAGTTTCTCATTCTTATCATTATATGTTTGATTATAACTTCTATATTCATGTATCCTAAATATCAATTATATAGATTTGTGAAAAAATGGGACACGACAACAGATTTTACATCTTTGTCTTATAGTATTGTTTCTGATTTCACCAATTATTTTAGTGCTTTCTATGAATATCCTACTTCACCACATGATAGCATATTTCTTGCAGGATTAAATGAGCGATTTGGTTTTGTTCCGGAAATATATGGTCATGATATCTTTATGATCAATGATACTATGGTGATTGGCAATAATGTTGAAAATGTCATTAAAATATATTTAAAAGGACCAAATTATAAAAAAAAATATGTGGGTCAGAATATTAATTTTGTTGATTATAAGGAGGGATTGATACATCCTGTTAAAGAGTCTTTTTTTCGTTTTATGTTTTGTAAAGGAGATATTTTCTTGGGTATACTTCCTGTAATTAATCCATGTAATAACATATATTATCGTTCCAGACTCGCATATAAGAAAAAGATAGATCTGGATTATTCTGATGTATTGGATTCCTTTGAAAAAACTCTAAATCCGTTATTTTTTGAAAAGTATGATGTATATCCGTACCAAATTCAAGTCAAATATCAAAATATTGGTTTTATTTGCTGTGAAGGAAAAATATCTTCTGATACCCTTATGTTGACCCAGAAATGTGAACCGTTTAACGGGGAATATAATGTGTCTTCTATGTTAAATCTTTTAAATAAACCGTTATATAATTGGGCTAAAGAAATGGGACTTCAAGAGTTCTATTTCTCAATAGAAGTGATTCCGGATTTTTTTGAAAAAAAAGAATGATTATTTTGTATCAATATTTTTTTTGTCTGTAACATAAATTTATTCATGAAAATTATTTCATCCATCATCTTTGCATTTCTTATTGCCGCTTGTTCCCATCCGGTAAAAGTTTCCTTATCGAATACGGAATTACTGGATAAGATCAAGGGGGGATGGGCCGGGCAGACCATCGGCTGTACTTACGGCGGACCTACGGAATTTCATTACAAGGGGAGGATCATTCCCGATTCGGTGGATATTCCCTGGCCGGACGGTTATATTAAATGGTATTTCGGGCATTTCCCCGGACTGTACGACGATGTATATATGGATCTGACTTTTGTGGATGTGTTCGACCGATACGGGATAGATGCCCCGGCCGATTCATTCGCAATGGCATTTGCAAAAGCCGGATATACCTTATGGCATGCCAACCAGGCAGCGCGGTACAATATCCTGAACGGAATGATGCCGCCTGAGTCCGGACACTGGCTGAACAATCCGCATGCCGACTGTATCGATTTCCAGATCGAGGCCGATTTTGCAGGGTTAATGTCTCCGGGAATGCCCAATGCGTCATCGGAGATATGTGATAAGATCGGTCATATCATGAATTATGGCGACGGCTGGTATGGCGGTGTTTATGTAGCAGCCATGTACAGCCTGGCATTCATATATGATGATGTGGAGAAAATAGTGCTGGAAGCATTAAAGACCATTCCTGAACAAAGCACATTCTATCAATGTATCCATGATGTGATCAACTGGTATTACCAATATCCCGGCGACTGGAAAAAGACCTGGGCCGACCTGGAAAATAAATGGAACCATGAAGTGGGTTGTCCGGATGGCGTTTTTGATCCTTTCAACATCGATGCCAAAATGAATGCCGCTTACATTGTGATCGGACTGTTATACGGGAAAGGTGATTTTTCAGCAACACTGGATATCTCCACCCGTTGCGGGCAGGACAGCGATTGTAATCCGGCATCTGCAGGCGGGATACTGGGTACTATGTTAGGTTACAGCAATATCCCGGAGAAATGGATGAAAAACCTGTATGAAGTAGAGGACATCGATTTTGCCTATACCAACATATCCCTGAACAGGACTTACCGGATGAGTTTTGACCAGGCCTTGCAGGTCATTGAACGGAATGGGGGAAAGATCCATGATGACCGTGTGGATATACGGATCCAACCACCCATGCCGGTACGTCTGGAACAAAGCTTTGAACATTGTTACCCCAAAGAACGACTGGCAGGTAAGCCCCTGGAAAAGGAACAGGATACCACCATCGAGTTTGACGGAACCGGCGTAGTATTGAGGGGATCGTTCAATACCACTGAATCCAGGCCCGCTGATGATTATACGGCAATACTGGAAGTGTATGTGGACGGGGATCTTTCCGGACAAATGAAATTTCCATATAATTATACGACCCGTAAAACGGAGCTTTTCTGGAAATACCAGTTACCTAATGGGAAACATTCCATCCGGATCAAATGGTTGAATCCTGAAGAAAATACCCATATCAATATCTGGGATGCATTGGTTTATTCCGACAAAATATAATTCTCCATTCTCAATTTTTAATTCTCCATTTTTCATTTTATGCGTAGAGACTTTATCAAGAAAATAGCCGCGATGGGCGCCGTAGCGGCAGCAGCACCGGTGATCGGCTGCAGCGGAACAACATCGGGAACATCACCGGTCGTGACGTCACCGGATCAGTTAATTGTCCCGAGGGCGCAGGGATTGAAAATCACGGGAACTTTCCTGGACGAGATAACTCATGATATTCCCCATCAGAACTGGGGTGAAAAAGAATGGGATGCTGATTTTGGATATATGAAAGCGATCGGTATCGATACGGTGATCATGATCCGTTGCGGATACCGGAAGTTCATCACTTATCCGTCCGAATACCTGATGAAGAAACATGCCTGTTATATGCCGTCTATGGATCTGTTGGATATGTTTTTGCGTCTATCGACGAAGCATGGGATGAAATTTTATTTTGGTTTATATGACTCCGGAAAATATTGGGATACAGGAGACCTTAGCTGGGAAATAGAAGACAATAAATTTGTGATCGAGGAAGTCTGGAAAAAATACGGACACCACAAAAGTTTTGGGGGATGGTATGTAAGTACCGAGATCAGCCGCCAGACGAAAGGAGCCATCAATGCTTTTCGTAGTATGGGACAACAGTGCAAGGATGTATCCGGGGGATTACCTACCCTGATCTCTCCGTGGATAGATGGGAAAAAAGCCGTGATGGCAGCCTCCGGTCAATTGACCAAAACCGATGCCGTATCGGTACAGGAGCATGAACGGGAATGGGGCGAGATCTTCGATGGAGTGAAAGGAGCCATCGATACCTGTGCATTTCAGGACGGTCATATCGATTATGATGAATTGGATACCTTCTTCGAAATCAATAAGAAGCTGGGCGATAAATACGGAATGCAATGCTGGACCAATGCCGAATCGTTTGACCGGGATATGCCGATCAAATTCCTTCCCATTAAATTCGATAAACTGAGAATGAAGCTCGAGGCTGCTGCCCGTGCCAGATATGATAAAGCGATCACCTTTGAATTTCCGCATTTTATGAGTCCTCAGTCGGCTTATCTACAGGCAGGACATTTATATAACCGGTATAAGGATTATTTCAACATCACCTGATCAAAGATATGGACAGGCGTAATTTTATAGGATTGAGTATTGCAGGAGGAATGCTGGCGTCTTTTCCTGCGCTGGCGTCTGCTTCTTCCGGACCGAAAGTACGTAAAGGGAAGAAGGAGATGGCTGCCGACCTTGTGGTTGCGGGAGGTGGCATGGGCGGATGCGCTGCAGCATTGGCCGCATTAAGGAACGGG
It contains:
- a CDS encoding ADP-ribosylglycohydrolase family protein, encoding MKIISSIIFAFLIAACSHPVKVSLSNTELLDKIKGGWAGQTIGCTYGGPTEFHYKGRIIPDSVDIPWPDGYIKWYFGHFPGLYDDVYMDLTFVDVFDRYGIDAPADSFAMAFAKAGYTLWHANQAARYNILNGMMPPESGHWLNNPHADCIDFQIEADFAGLMSPGMPNASSEICDKIGHIMNYGDGWYGGVYVAAMYSLAFIYDDVEKIVLEALKTIPEQSTFYQCIHDVINWYYQYPGDWKKTWADLENKWNHEVGCPDGVFDPFNIDAKMNAAYIVIGLLYGKGDFSATLDISTRCGQDSDCNPASAGGILGTMLGYSNIPEKWMKNLYEVEDIDFAYTNISLNRTYRMSFDQALQVIERNGGKIHDDRVDIRIQPPMPVRLEQSFEHCYPKERLAGKPLEKEQDTTIEFDGTGVVLRGSFNTTESRPADDYTAILEVYVDGDLSGQMKFPYNYTTRKTELFWKYQLPNGKHSIRIKWLNPEENTHINIWDALVYSDKI
- a CDS encoding DUF4434 domain-containing protein → MRRDFIKKIAAMGAVAAAAPVIGCSGTTSGTSPVVTSPDQLIVPRAQGLKITGTFLDEITHDIPHQNWGEKEWDADFGYMKAIGIDTVIMIRCGYRKFITYPSEYLMKKHACYMPSMDLLDMFLRLSTKHGMKFYFGLYDSGKYWDTGDLSWEIEDNKFVIEEVWKKYGHHKSFGGWYVSTEISRQTKGAINAFRSMGQQCKDVSGGLPTLISPWIDGKKAVMAASGQLTKTDAVSVQEHEREWGEIFDGVKGAIDTCAFQDGHIDYDELDTFFEINKKLGDKYGMQCWTNAESFDRDMPIKFLPIKFDKLRMKLEAAARARYDKAITFEFPHFMSPQSAYLQAGHLYNRYKDYFNIT